The Punica granatum isolate Tunisia-2019 chromosome 4, ASM765513v2, whole genome shotgun sequence genome has a window encoding:
- the LOC116205958 gene encoding TLC domain-containing protein 4-like isoform X2 has product MLDAAGTGRVIESYQNQAEQLLKEYLLADTFVPYTSVIGGVLACKLVYDLTQLLSALYFKSYLSLPSIKRVEWNNRAISTVHAIFITAISLYLVFWSDLYTTSRIPAYITHRSSLLSIATLGGSVGYFVADLAMIFWFYPSLGGLEYVVHHFLSVSAIAYSMLTAEGQLYTFMVLISETTTPGINLRWFEEVQSVSFKWSGYIFGMAGSQNPPVHLHVLPCILAF; this is encoded by the exons ATGCTGGACGCTGCGGGAACCGGTAGGGTAATTGAATCTTACCAAAACCAGGCAGAACAGCTGCTGAAGGAATACCTGTTGGCCGATACTTTCGTTCCCTACACTTCCGTTATTGGTGGAGTTCTTGCTTGCAAATTG GTGTATGACCTTACCCAGTTACTCAGTGCTTTGTATTTCAAGAGCTACTTGAGCCTCCCAAGTATAAAGCGGGTGGAGTGGAATAATCG GGCTATATCAACTGTCCATGCCATTTTCATCACAGCTATATCATTGTACCTTGTGTTCTGGTCAGATTTATATACAACTAGCAGAATTCCAGCCTATATCACCCATCGAAGTTCTTTATTGTCTATCGCTACGTTGGGG GGTTCTGTTGGTTACTTTGTTGCTGATCTGGCGATGATTTTTTGGTTTTACCCTTCTCTTGGTGGATTGGAGTAT GTGGTCCATCATTTCCTATCTGTTTCAGCAATAGCATATTCTATGTTGACCGCCGAAGGGCAGCTCTACACTTTCATGGTTCTGATATCTGAGACCACAACTCCAGGAATTAACTTGAGATG GTTTGAAGAAGTCCAAAGCGTATCTTTTAAATGGAGTGGTTATATTTTTGGCATGGCTG GTAGCCAGAATCCTCCTGTTCATTTACATGTTTTACCATGTATCCTTGCATTTTGA
- the LOC116205958 gene encoding TLC domain-containing protein 4-like isoform X1 gives MLDAAGTGRVIESYQNQAEQLLKEYLLADTFVPYTSVIGGVLACKLVYDLTQLLSALYFKSYLSLPSIKRVEWNNRAISTVHAIFITAISLYLVFWSDLYTTSRIPAYITHRSSLLSIATLGGSVGYFVADLAMIFWFYPSLGGLEYVVHHFLSVSAIAYSMLTAEGQLYTFMVLISETTTPGINLRWYLDTAGLKKSKAYLLNGVVIFLAWLVARILLFIYMFYHVSLHFDQVKQMHDFGKLLVFGVPLALSIMNLMWFGKIIKGLRKTLAKRQ, from the exons ATGCTGGACGCTGCGGGAACCGGTAGGGTAATTGAATCTTACCAAAACCAGGCAGAACAGCTGCTGAAGGAATACCTGTTGGCCGATACTTTCGTTCCCTACACTTCCGTTATTGGTGGAGTTCTTGCTTGCAAATTG GTGTATGACCTTACCCAGTTACTCAGTGCTTTGTATTTCAAGAGCTACTTGAGCCTCCCAAGTATAAAGCGGGTGGAGTGGAATAATCG GGCTATATCAACTGTCCATGCCATTTTCATCACAGCTATATCATTGTACCTTGTGTTCTGGTCAGATTTATATACAACTAGCAGAATTCCAGCCTATATCACCCATCGAAGTTCTTTATTGTCTATCGCTACGTTGGGG GGTTCTGTTGGTTACTTTGTTGCTGATCTGGCGATGATTTTTTGGTTTTACCCTTCTCTTGGTGGATTGGAGTAT GTGGTCCATCATTTCCTATCTGTTTCAGCAATAGCATATTCTATGTTGACCGCCGAAGGGCAGCTCTACACTTTCATGGTTCTGATATCTGAGACCACAACTCCAGGAATTAACTTGAGATG GTACCTTGACACTGCAGGTTTGAAGAAGTCCAAAGCGTATCTTTTAAATGGAGTGGTTATATTTTTGGCATGGCTG GTAGCCAGAATCCTCCTGTTCATTTACATGTTTTACCATGTATCCTTGCATTTTGACCAG GTTAAGCAGATGCACGACTTTGGGAAGCTTCTAGTGTTTGGAGTACCACTTGCGCTCTCCATTATGAACCTGATGTGGTTCGGGAAGATCATCAAGGGCCTGAGGAAGACTTTAGCGAAGAGGCAGTAA